One window from the genome of Antechinus flavipes isolate AdamAnt ecotype Samford, QLD, Australia chromosome X, AdamAnt_v2, whole genome shotgun sequence encodes:
- the ZC4H2 gene encoding zinc finger C4H2 domain-containing protein isoform X1, translated as MADEQEIMCKLESIKEIRNKTMQMEKIKARLKAEFEALESEERHLKEYKQEMDLLLQEKMAHVEELRLIHADINVMENTIKQSENDLNKLLESTRRLHDEYKPLKEHVDALRMTLGLQRLPDLCEEEEKLSLDYFEKQKAEWQTEPQEPPIPESLAAAAAAAQQLQVARKQDTRQTATFRQQPPPMKACLSCHQQIHRNAPICPLCKAKSRSRNPKKPKRKQDE; from the exons ATGGCTGATGAGCAGGAAATCATGTGCAAGCTGGAGAGCATTAAAGAGATCAG GAACAAGACCATGCAGATGGAGAAGATTAAGGCACGACTAAAGGCAGAGTTTGAAGCTCTAGAGTCAGAGGAACGGCATCTGAAGGAGTATAAGCAAGAGATGGATCTCTTGCTACAGGAAAAAATGGCCCATGTGGAGGAACTGCGTCTGATCCACGCTGATATTAATGTG ATGGAGAACACCATCAAACAGTCAGAGAATGACCTCAATAAGTTATTGGAATCTACACGGCGGCTGCATGATGAATATAAGCCCCTGAAGGAGCATGTGGATGCTCTCCGCATGACCTTGGGCCTACAGAGGCTTCCGGACCTATGTGAAGAGGAGGAGAAGCTGTCCCTGGA TTACTTCGAGAAGCAGAAGGCCGAGTGGCAGACGGAGCCTCAGGAGCCACCCATCCCTGAGTcccttgctgctgctgctgccgcggCCCAACAGCTACAAGTGGCTAGGAAACAAGACACTCGGCAGACGGCCACATTCAGACAACAGCCCCCACCCATGAAG GCCTGCCTGTCATGTCACCAGCAAATCCACCGGAATGCCCCCATCTGCCCCCTGTGCAAAGCCAAGAGCCGTTCCCGGAACCCCAAGAAGCCAAAGAGGAAACAGGATGAATGA
- the ZC4H2 gene encoding zinc finger C4H2 domain-containing protein isoform X2 — protein MADEQEIMCKLESIKEIRNKTMQMEKIKARLKAEFEALESEERHLKEYKQEMDLLLQEKMAHVEELRLIHADINVMENTIKQSENDLNKLLESTRRLHDEYKPLKEHVDALRMTLGLQRLPDLCEEEEKLSLEPACHVTSKSTGMPPSAPCAKPRAVPGTPRSQRGNRMNEKKTRLTELPCSESPFPLARVIDVQA, from the exons ATGGCTGATGAGCAGGAAATCATGTGCAAGCTGGAGAGCATTAAAGAGATCAG GAACAAGACCATGCAGATGGAGAAGATTAAGGCACGACTAAAGGCAGAGTTTGAAGCTCTAGAGTCAGAGGAACGGCATCTGAAGGAGTATAAGCAAGAGATGGATCTCTTGCTACAGGAAAAAATGGCCCATGTGGAGGAACTGCGTCTGATCCACGCTGATATTAATGTG ATGGAGAACACCATCAAACAGTCAGAGAATGACCTCAATAAGTTATTGGAATCTACACGGCGGCTGCATGATGAATATAAGCCCCTGAAGGAGCATGTGGATGCTCTCCGCATGACCTTGGGCCTACAGAGGCTTCCGGACCTATGTGAAGAGGAGGAGAAGCTGTCCCTGGA GCCTGCCTGTCATGTCACCAGCAAATCCACCGGAATGCCCCCATCTGCCCCCTGTGCAAAGCCAAGAGCCGTTCCCGGAACCCCAAGAAGCCAAAGAGGAAACAGGATGAATGAAAAGAAGACTAGGCTCACGGAGCTCCCCTGCTCAGAGAGCCCCTTCCCCTTGGCCAGAGTGATTGATGTCCAGGCGTGA